The Halichoerus grypus chromosome 15, mHalGry1.hap1.1, whole genome shotgun sequence genome includes a window with the following:
- the HSPB6 gene encoding heat shock protein beta-6 isoform X2 gives MEIPVPVQPSWLRRASTPLPGRLFDQRFGEGLLEAELAALCPASLAPYYLRAPSVALPTAQVPTEPGHFSVLLDVKHFSPEEIAVKVVGDHVEVHARHEERPDEHGYVAREFHRRYRLPPGVDPAAVTSALSPEGVLSIQAAPRTPQAPLPQPQAAAK, from the exons ATGGAGATCCCCGTGCCTGTGCAGCCGTCTTGGCTGCGCCGCGCCTCGACCCCGTTGCCCGGGCGCCTCTTCGACCAGCGCTTCGGCGAGGGGCTGCTGGAGGCCGAGCTGGCTGCGCTCTGCCCCGCCTCACTGGCCCCCTACTACCTGCGCGCACCCAGCGTGGCGCTGCCTACCGCCCAG GTCCCAACGGAACCCGGGCATTTCTCGGTGCTGCTGGACGTGAAGCACTTCTCCCCGGAGGAAATCGCCGTCAAGGTGGTTGGCGACCATGTGGAGGTGCATGCGCGCCACGAGGAGCGCCCG GATGAGCACGGATACGTCGCGCGCGAGTTTCACCGCCGCTACCGCTTGCCGCCTGGCGTGGACCCTGCCGCTGTGACGTCCGCGCTGTCCCCTGAGGGGGTCCTGTCCATCCAGGCCGCACCCAGAACGCCCCAGGCCCCACTGCCGCAGCCGCAGGCTGCTGCCAAGTAG
- the HSPB6 gene encoding heat shock protein beta-6 isoform X1 translates to MEIPVPVQPSWLRRASTPLPGRLFDQRFGEGLLEAELAALCPASLAPYYLRAPSVALPTAQVPTEPGHFSVLLDVKHFSPEEIAVKVVGDHVEVHARHEERPVSPLDEHGYVAREFHRRYRLPPGVDPAAVTSALSPEGVLSIQAAPRTPQAPLPQPQAAAK, encoded by the exons ATGGAGATCCCCGTGCCTGTGCAGCCGTCTTGGCTGCGCCGCGCCTCGACCCCGTTGCCCGGGCGCCTCTTCGACCAGCGCTTCGGCGAGGGGCTGCTGGAGGCCGAGCTGGCTGCGCTCTGCCCCGCCTCACTGGCCCCCTACTACCTGCGCGCACCCAGCGTGGCGCTGCCTACCGCCCAG GTCCCAACGGAACCCGGGCATTTCTCGGTGCTGCTGGACGTGAAGCACTTCTCCCCGGAGGAAATCGCCGTCAAGGTGGTTGGCGACCATGTGGAGGTGCATGCGCGCCACGAGGAGCGCCCGGTGAGCCCGCTG GATGAGCACGGATACGTCGCGCGCGAGTTTCACCGCCGCTACCGCTTGCCGCCTGGCGTGGACCCTGCCGCTGTGACGTCCGCGCTGTCCCCTGAGGGGGTCCTGTCCATCCAGGCCGCACCCAGAACGCCCCAGGCCCCACTGCCGCAGCCGCAGGCTGCTGCCAAGTAG